In Belonocnema kinseyi isolate 2016_QV_RU_SX_M_011 chromosome 4, B_treatae_v1, whole genome shotgun sequence, a single window of DNA contains:
- the LOC117171156 gene encoding uncharacterized protein LOC117171156: MGSLPNFRTTLSRPFTHTRVDYAGPFNVRVSPGRGQKSYKCYVALFVCCVSRAIHLELVSNYYCEAFLAAYNRFTNRCGLPAHMYSDNGTTFQGAERDLRNCLLNLRKDLNLQNQLVSQGSTWHFIPPSAPHFGGMWEAGATSFKHHFRRIVGSRTLTFEELYTTLTRIEAALNSRPIRPLSDNSEDLTYLTPGHFLIGAPLLSPPEQSVEFVSENRLSRWQVIQQIVETFRRRWATEYLHCLQRRYMWTREQSNLKIDDLVLMRNDGLPPTKWSLARVIKCYPGKDGLVR, from the coding sequence ATGGGTAGTCTTCCGAATTTTCGGACCACTCTAAGTCGTCCCTTTACACATACTAGGGTTGACTATGCGGGTCCTTTCAACGTACGCGTATCACCGGGGAGAGGGCAAAAGAGTTACAAGTGTTACGTAGCCTTATTCGTCTGCTGCGTGAGTCGAGCTATACATTTGGAACTTGTTTCAAATTACTACTGTGAAGCTTTTCTAGCAGCTTACAATCGCTTTACAAATCGTTGTGGATTACCAGCTCACATGTACAGTGACAATGGTACCACATTTCAGGGAGCTGAAAGAGACTTGCGTAATTGCCTTTTAAATCTACGTAAAGATTTAAACTTGCAGAATCAACTCGTCAGTCAAGGAAGTACTTGGCATTTCATTCCGCCTTCTGCACCCCATTTCGGGGGAATGTGGGAGGCTGGAGCGACGAGCTTCAAGCATCACTTTCGCCGAATAGTGGGCTCTAGAACTCTTACTTTCGAAGAGTTGTATACTACTCTTACGCGAATTGAGGCAGCTCTTAATTCTCGTCCAATAAGACCGTTGTCGGATAATAGCGAAGATTTAACGTATTTGACCCCTGGGCACTTTTTGATTGGTGCACCGCTTTTGAGTCCCCCTGAACAATCAGTCGAATTTGTTTCTGAGAATCGGCTATCTCGTTGGCAGGTAATTCAACAAATTGTGGAGACCTTTCGGCGAAGATGGGCTACTGAATATTTACACTGTTTACAACGCCGATATATGTGGACTCGTGAACAATCTAACCTTAAGATTGATGACTTAGTATTGATGCGCAATGATGGTCTCCCTCCAACTAAATGGTCGCTTGCTCGCGTAATTAAATGCTATCCAGGTAAAGATGGCTTAGTTCGCTAG